One genomic region from Vitis riparia cultivar Riparia Gloire de Montpellier isolate 1030 chromosome 17, EGFV_Vit.rip_1.0, whole genome shotgun sequence encodes:
- the LOC117904343 gene encoding MADS-box transcription factor 15-like isoform X6, translating to MGRGKVELKRIENSTSRQVTFSKRKNGLLKKAFELSILCDAEVALLIFSPSGKAYQFASHDMDRSIARYRNEVGLMEFNNYQRSRTIEQFWMSEIDNLRRTIDTLEAKHKHLAGEDLSTLGMKELKQLERQLKNGVERIRAKKRRIISEHISLLKKRQRALQEDNTRLQKKLHEANLNTRAFGAEECDAFGSGSSGFGGPHDGAVI from the exons ATGGGGAGAGGGAAGGTGGAGCTGAAGAGAATAGAGAACTCTACAAGCAGGCAGGTGACATTCTCAAAGAGGAAGAACGGCCTTCTCAAGAAGGCCTTTGAGCTCTCCATCCTCTGCGATGCCGAAGTCGCCCTCCTCATCTTCTCCCCCTCCGGCAAGGCTTACCAGTTCGCCAGCCACGA CATGGACAGGAGCATAGCCAGGTATAGGAATGAAGTTGGGTTGATGGAATTCAATAATTACCAACGCTCTAGAACAATTGAG CAGTTTTGGATGTCTGAAATCGATAACTTGAGGAGAACAATAGACACCTTGGAAGCAAAACATAA GCATTTGGCCGGAGAAGATTTGTCGACGCTGGGCATGAAAGAGCTAAAACAGCTGGAGAGGCAGCTGAAAAATGGGGTTGAACGAATTCGTGCTAAGAAG AGGCGAATCATTTCGGAGCACATCAGCCTGCTTAAAAAACGT CAAAGGGCCCTGCAAGAGGACAACACCCGCCTCCAAAAGAAA CTGCACGAAGCCAACTTAAACACCAGAGCCTTTGGAGCAGAAGAATGTGATGCATTTGGGAG TGGCAGCAGTGGTTTTGGCGGTCCACATGACGGGGCTGTGATATGA
- the LOC117904343 gene encoding truncated transcription factor CAULIFLOWER A-like isoform X1, translated as MGRGKVELKRIENSTSRQVTFSKRKNGLLKKAFELSILCDAEVALLIFSPSGKAYQFASHDMDRSIARYRNEVGLMEFNNYQRSRTIEQFWMSEIDNLRRTIDTLEAKHKHLAGEDLSTLGMKELKQLERQLKNGVERIRAKKRRIISEHISLLKKRQRALQEDNTRLQKKVKLHEANLNTRAFGAEECDAFGRSSGSSGFGGPHDGAVI; from the exons ATGGGGAGAGGGAAGGTGGAGCTGAAGAGAATAGAGAACTCTACAAGCAGGCAGGTGACATTCTCAAAGAGGAAGAACGGCCTTCTCAAGAAGGCCTTTGAGCTCTCCATCCTCTGCGATGCCGAAGTCGCCCTCCTCATCTTCTCCCCCTCCGGCAAGGCTTACCAGTTCGCCAGCCACGA CATGGACAGGAGCATAGCCAGGTATAGGAATGAAGTTGGGTTGATGGAATTCAATAATTACCAACGCTCTAGAACAATTGAG CAGTTTTGGATGTCTGAAATCGATAACTTGAGGAGAACAATAGACACCTTGGAAGCAAAACATAA GCATTTGGCCGGAGAAGATTTGTCGACGCTGGGCATGAAAGAGCTAAAACAGCTGGAGAGGCAGCTGAAAAATGGGGTTGAACGAATTCGTGCTAAGAAG AGGCGAATCATTTCGGAGCACATCAGCCTGCTTAAAAAACGT CAAAGGGCCCTGCAAGAGGACAACACCCGCCTCCAAAAGAAA GTTAAGCTGCACGAAGCCAACTTAAACACCAGAGCCTTTGGAGCAGAAGAATGTGATGCATTTGGGAG GAGCAGTGGCAGCAGTGGTTTTGGCGGTCCACATGACGGGGCTGTGATATGA
- the LOC117904343 gene encoding MADS-box transcription factor 15-like isoform X3, translated as MGRGKVELKRIENSTSRQVTFSKRKNGLLKKAFELSILCDAEVALLIFSPSGKAYQFASHDMDRSIARYRNEVGLMEFNNYQRSRTIEQFWMSEIDNLRRTIDTLEAKHKHLAGEDLSTLGMKELKQLERQLKNGVERIRAKKRRIISEHISLLKKRQRALQEDNTRLQKKLHEANLNTRAFGAEECDAFGRSSGSSGFGGPHDGAVI; from the exons ATGGGGAGAGGGAAGGTGGAGCTGAAGAGAATAGAGAACTCTACAAGCAGGCAGGTGACATTCTCAAAGAGGAAGAACGGCCTTCTCAAGAAGGCCTTTGAGCTCTCCATCCTCTGCGATGCCGAAGTCGCCCTCCTCATCTTCTCCCCCTCCGGCAAGGCTTACCAGTTCGCCAGCCACGA CATGGACAGGAGCATAGCCAGGTATAGGAATGAAGTTGGGTTGATGGAATTCAATAATTACCAACGCTCTAGAACAATTGAG CAGTTTTGGATGTCTGAAATCGATAACTTGAGGAGAACAATAGACACCTTGGAAGCAAAACATAA GCATTTGGCCGGAGAAGATTTGTCGACGCTGGGCATGAAAGAGCTAAAACAGCTGGAGAGGCAGCTGAAAAATGGGGTTGAACGAATTCGTGCTAAGAAG AGGCGAATCATTTCGGAGCACATCAGCCTGCTTAAAAAACGT CAAAGGGCCCTGCAAGAGGACAACACCCGCCTCCAAAAGAAA CTGCACGAAGCCAACTTAAACACCAGAGCCTTTGGAGCAGAAGAATGTGATGCATTTGGGAG GAGCAGTGGCAGCAGTGGTTTTGGCGGTCCACATGACGGGGCTGTGATATGA
- the LOC117904343 gene encoding MADS-box transcription factor 23-like isoform X2: MGRGKVELKRIENSTSRQVTFSKRKNGLLKKAFELSILCDAEVALLIFSPSGKAYQFASHDMDRSIARYRNEVGLMEFNNYQRSRTIEFWMSEIDNLRRTIDTLEAKHKHLAGEDLSTLGMKELKQLERQLKNGVERIRAKKRRIISEHISLLKKRQRALQEDNTRLQKKVKLHEANLNTRAFGAEECDAFGRSSGSSGFGGPHDGAVI, translated from the exons ATGGGGAGAGGGAAGGTGGAGCTGAAGAGAATAGAGAACTCTACAAGCAGGCAGGTGACATTCTCAAAGAGGAAGAACGGCCTTCTCAAGAAGGCCTTTGAGCTCTCCATCCTCTGCGATGCCGAAGTCGCCCTCCTCATCTTCTCCCCCTCCGGCAAGGCTTACCAGTTCGCCAGCCACGA CATGGACAGGAGCATAGCCAGGTATAGGAATGAAGTTGGGTTGATGGAATTCAATAATTACCAACGCTCTAGAACAATTGAG TTTTGGATGTCTGAAATCGATAACTTGAGGAGAACAATAGACACCTTGGAAGCAAAACATAA GCATTTGGCCGGAGAAGATTTGTCGACGCTGGGCATGAAAGAGCTAAAACAGCTGGAGAGGCAGCTGAAAAATGGGGTTGAACGAATTCGTGCTAAGAAG AGGCGAATCATTTCGGAGCACATCAGCCTGCTTAAAAAACGT CAAAGGGCCCTGCAAGAGGACAACACCCGCCTCCAAAAGAAA GTTAAGCTGCACGAAGCCAACTTAAACACCAGAGCCTTTGGAGCAGAAGAATGTGATGCATTTGGGAG GAGCAGTGGCAGCAGTGGTTTTGGCGGTCCACATGACGGGGCTGTGATATGA
- the LOC117904343 gene encoding truncated transcription factor CAULIFLOWER A-like isoform X4, with amino-acid sequence MGRGKVELKRIENSTSRQVTFSKRKNGLLKKAFELSILCDAEVALLIFSPSGKAYQFASHDMDRSIARYRNEVGLMEFNNYQRSRTIEQFWMSEIDNLRRTIDTLEAKHKHLAGEDLSTLGMKELKQLERQLKNGVERIRAKKRRIISEHISLLKKRQRALQEDNTRLQKKVKLHEANLNTRAFGAEECDAFGSGSSGFGGPHDGAVI; translated from the exons ATGGGGAGAGGGAAGGTGGAGCTGAAGAGAATAGAGAACTCTACAAGCAGGCAGGTGACATTCTCAAAGAGGAAGAACGGCCTTCTCAAGAAGGCCTTTGAGCTCTCCATCCTCTGCGATGCCGAAGTCGCCCTCCTCATCTTCTCCCCCTCCGGCAAGGCTTACCAGTTCGCCAGCCACGA CATGGACAGGAGCATAGCCAGGTATAGGAATGAAGTTGGGTTGATGGAATTCAATAATTACCAACGCTCTAGAACAATTGAG CAGTTTTGGATGTCTGAAATCGATAACTTGAGGAGAACAATAGACACCTTGGAAGCAAAACATAA GCATTTGGCCGGAGAAGATTTGTCGACGCTGGGCATGAAAGAGCTAAAACAGCTGGAGAGGCAGCTGAAAAATGGGGTTGAACGAATTCGTGCTAAGAAG AGGCGAATCATTTCGGAGCACATCAGCCTGCTTAAAAAACGT CAAAGGGCCCTGCAAGAGGACAACACCCGCCTCCAAAAGAAA GTTAAGCTGCACGAAGCCAACTTAAACACCAGAGCCTTTGGAGCAGAAGAATGTGATGCATTTGGGAG TGGCAGCAGTGGTTTTGGCGGTCCACATGACGGGGCTGTGATATGA
- the LOC117904343 gene encoding MADS-box transcription factor 15-like isoform X5, whose protein sequence is MGRGKVELKRIENSTSRQVTFSKRKNGLLKKAFELSILCDAEVALLIFSPSGKAYQFASHDMDRSIARYRNEVGLMEFNNYQRSRTIEFWMSEIDNLRRTIDTLEAKHKHLAGEDLSTLGMKELKQLERQLKNGVERIRAKKRRIISEHISLLKKRQRALQEDNTRLQKKLHEANLNTRAFGAEECDAFGRSSGSSGFGGPHDGAVI, encoded by the exons ATGGGGAGAGGGAAGGTGGAGCTGAAGAGAATAGAGAACTCTACAAGCAGGCAGGTGACATTCTCAAAGAGGAAGAACGGCCTTCTCAAGAAGGCCTTTGAGCTCTCCATCCTCTGCGATGCCGAAGTCGCCCTCCTCATCTTCTCCCCCTCCGGCAAGGCTTACCAGTTCGCCAGCCACGA CATGGACAGGAGCATAGCCAGGTATAGGAATGAAGTTGGGTTGATGGAATTCAATAATTACCAACGCTCTAGAACAATTGAG TTTTGGATGTCTGAAATCGATAACTTGAGGAGAACAATAGACACCTTGGAAGCAAAACATAA GCATTTGGCCGGAGAAGATTTGTCGACGCTGGGCATGAAAGAGCTAAAACAGCTGGAGAGGCAGCTGAAAAATGGGGTTGAACGAATTCGTGCTAAGAAG AGGCGAATCATTTCGGAGCACATCAGCCTGCTTAAAAAACGT CAAAGGGCCCTGCAAGAGGACAACACCCGCCTCCAAAAGAAA CTGCACGAAGCCAACTTAAACACCAGAGCCTTTGGAGCAGAAGAATGTGATGCATTTGGGAG GAGCAGTGGCAGCAGTGGTTTTGGCGGTCCACATGACGGGGCTGTGATATGA
- the LOC117904343 gene encoding truncated transcription factor CAULIFLOWER D-like isoform X7, which yields MGRGKVELKRIENSTSRQVTFSKRKNGLLKKAFELSILCDAEVALLIFSPSGKAYQFASHDMDRSIARYRNEVGLMEFNNYQRSRTIEQFWMSEIDNLRRTIDTLEAKHKHLAGEDLSTLGMKELKQLERQLKNGVERIRAKKQRALQEDNTRLQKKVKLHEANLNTRAFGAEECDAFGRSSGSSGFGGPHDGAVI from the exons ATGGGGAGAGGGAAGGTGGAGCTGAAGAGAATAGAGAACTCTACAAGCAGGCAGGTGACATTCTCAAAGAGGAAGAACGGCCTTCTCAAGAAGGCCTTTGAGCTCTCCATCCTCTGCGATGCCGAAGTCGCCCTCCTCATCTTCTCCCCCTCCGGCAAGGCTTACCAGTTCGCCAGCCACGA CATGGACAGGAGCATAGCCAGGTATAGGAATGAAGTTGGGTTGATGGAATTCAATAATTACCAACGCTCTAGAACAATTGAG CAGTTTTGGATGTCTGAAATCGATAACTTGAGGAGAACAATAGACACCTTGGAAGCAAAACATAA GCATTTGGCCGGAGAAGATTTGTCGACGCTGGGCATGAAAGAGCTAAAACAGCTGGAGAGGCAGCTGAAAAATGGGGTTGAACGAATTCGTGCTAAGAAG CAAAGGGCCCTGCAAGAGGACAACACCCGCCTCCAAAAGAAA GTTAAGCTGCACGAAGCCAACTTAAACACCAGAGCCTTTGGAGCAGAAGAATGTGATGCATTTGGGAG GAGCAGTGGCAGCAGTGGTTTTGGCGGTCCACATGACGGGGCTGTGATATGA
- the LOC117904343 gene encoding MADS-box transcription factor 15-like isoform X9: MGRGKVELKRIENSTSRQVTFSKRKNGLLKKAFELSILCDAEVALLIFSPSGKAYQFASHDMDRSIARYRNEVGLMEFNNYQRSRTIEQFWMSEIDNLRRTIDTLEAKHKHLAGEDLSTLGMKELKQLERQLKNGVERIRAKKRRIISEHISLLKKRQRALQEDNTRLQKKSAFICTMRLSCTKPT, translated from the exons ATGGGGAGAGGGAAGGTGGAGCTGAAGAGAATAGAGAACTCTACAAGCAGGCAGGTGACATTCTCAAAGAGGAAGAACGGCCTTCTCAAGAAGGCCTTTGAGCTCTCCATCCTCTGCGATGCCGAAGTCGCCCTCCTCATCTTCTCCCCCTCCGGCAAGGCTTACCAGTTCGCCAGCCACGA CATGGACAGGAGCATAGCCAGGTATAGGAATGAAGTTGGGTTGATGGAATTCAATAATTACCAACGCTCTAGAACAATTGAG CAGTTTTGGATGTCTGAAATCGATAACTTGAGGAGAACAATAGACACCTTGGAAGCAAAACATAA GCATTTGGCCGGAGAAGATTTGTCGACGCTGGGCATGAAAGAGCTAAAACAGCTGGAGAGGCAGCTGAAAAATGGGGTTGAACGAATTCGTGCTAAGAAG AGGCGAATCATTTCGGAGCACATCAGCCTGCTTAAAAAACGT CAAAGGGCCCTGCAAGAGGACAACACCCGCCTCCAAAAGAAA TCTGCTTTCATTTGTACTATGAGGTTAAGCTGCACGAAGCCAACTTAA
- the LOC117904343 gene encoding truncated transcription factor CAULIFLOWER D-like isoform X8, with product MGRGKVELKRIENSTSRQVTFSKRKNGLLKKAFELSILCDAEVALLIFSPSGKAYQFASHDMDRSIARYRNEVGLMEFNNYQRSRTIEQFWMSEIDNLRRTIDTLEAKHKHLAGEDLSTLGMKELKQLERQLKNGVERIRAKKQRALQEDNTRLQKKLHEANLNTRAFGAEECDAFGRSSGSSGFGGPHDGAVI from the exons ATGGGGAGAGGGAAGGTGGAGCTGAAGAGAATAGAGAACTCTACAAGCAGGCAGGTGACATTCTCAAAGAGGAAGAACGGCCTTCTCAAGAAGGCCTTTGAGCTCTCCATCCTCTGCGATGCCGAAGTCGCCCTCCTCATCTTCTCCCCCTCCGGCAAGGCTTACCAGTTCGCCAGCCACGA CATGGACAGGAGCATAGCCAGGTATAGGAATGAAGTTGGGTTGATGGAATTCAATAATTACCAACGCTCTAGAACAATTGAG CAGTTTTGGATGTCTGAAATCGATAACTTGAGGAGAACAATAGACACCTTGGAAGCAAAACATAA GCATTTGGCCGGAGAAGATTTGTCGACGCTGGGCATGAAAGAGCTAAAACAGCTGGAGAGGCAGCTGAAAAATGGGGTTGAACGAATTCGTGCTAAGAAG CAAAGGGCCCTGCAAGAGGACAACACCCGCCTCCAAAAGAAA CTGCACGAAGCCAACTTAAACACCAGAGCCTTTGGAGCAGAAGAATGTGATGCATTTGGGAG GAGCAGTGGCAGCAGTGGTTTTGGCGGTCCACATGACGGGGCTGTGATATGA